One genomic segment of Gemmatimonas aurantiaca includes these proteins:
- a CDS encoding LptF/LptG family permease: MKLLTRYVIREHVGPLLFALSALTSLLMLQYVARQLANLAGKGLPWSAIGQFFVLSLPFTIAMTMPMAVLVATLYAFGRMAAEHEITAFKASGVRVRTLMLPVLGCALILSLVMVWFNDQVLPAANHQLSVLQRDIARTRPTLALREQALNAITDQFFMRVARTNAETNRMYDVVIYDLSGGPERKTIYADSGVFAPGTNNRDLQLTLFDGFAQEFVRGDPRRLQRSYFQSQVIRKAGVTQGYEASTSDSYKGDREMTVCELHRKYRADAVEVERIRQEYISNAQLLRKMGGGVIRAPKARPRAEVLGTAYCERFLPAVSRLFLPKKAKAQAGQPPVKTDSQPVQPPVQPAVQPPVQPPVQTDSQAVQPPVPPQIVPPGTAEPIQPAPGLTAQQDSILRASGIDPTQQPVTPPATQPTDSVAVARGMVNATGVQLIAQREGLDSLAVEIHKKFALSFACFVFVLFGPPIALRFPRGGVGVTIGVSIIVFGLYYVCLMGGEALADKGRLPAFVAMWMANVIFTLVALVMLWRVESTTDTSRGGGLRDWWIDRKARRQLMKSMKSSKTSGGTGGSGAVATA, translated from the coding sequence GTGAAGCTCCTTACCCGCTATGTCATCCGCGAGCACGTCGGGCCGCTGCTCTTTGCCCTGTCGGCGCTGACGTCACTTCTGATGTTGCAGTATGTGGCGCGCCAATTGGCCAATCTCGCCGGCAAGGGTCTGCCCTGGTCGGCCATCGGTCAGTTCTTCGTGCTGTCGCTGCCGTTCACCATCGCCATGACGATGCCCATGGCCGTCCTGGTGGCGACACTCTACGCGTTCGGTCGCATGGCGGCCGAACACGAGATCACGGCCTTCAAAGCCAGCGGTGTGCGTGTGCGCACGCTCATGCTGCCGGTACTCGGCTGCGCTTTGATCCTGTCGCTGGTGATGGTCTGGTTCAACGACCAGGTTCTGCCGGCGGCGAATCATCAGCTGAGCGTGCTGCAGCGGGACATCGCCCGCACCCGGCCCACGCTGGCCCTGCGTGAGCAGGCGCTCAATGCCATCACCGATCAGTTCTTCATGCGGGTCGCGCGCACGAACGCCGAGACCAACCGCATGTACGACGTGGTCATCTACGACCTGAGCGGAGGGCCCGAGCGCAAGACCATCTACGCCGACAGCGGCGTCTTTGCGCCGGGCACCAACAACCGCGACCTCCAGCTCACGCTGTTCGACGGTTTCGCGCAGGAGTTCGTGCGGGGCGATCCGCGCCGGCTCCAGCGCAGCTATTTCCAGTCACAGGTGATCCGCAAGGCCGGCGTGACGCAGGGGTATGAGGCGTCCACGTCGGACAGCTACAAAGGCGATCGCGAGATGACGGTGTGTGAACTCCACCGGAAATACCGAGCGGACGCCGTCGAGGTGGAGCGGATCCGCCAGGAATACATCTCCAACGCCCAGCTGCTCCGGAAAATGGGCGGTGGTGTCATCCGGGCCCCCAAGGCCCGTCCACGCGCCGAAGTGCTGGGCACCGCCTATTGCGAACGATTCCTTCCGGCAGTGAGCCGGCTCTTCCTGCCGAAGAAGGCCAAGGCGCAGGCGGGTCAGCCGCCGGTGAAGACGGATTCGCAACCCGTGCAACCGCCGGTGCAACCGGCCGTTCAACCTCCCGTGCAGCCGCCGGTCCAGACGGATTCGCAGGCCGTACAGCCGCCAGTGCCGCCACAGATCGTTCCGCCGGGCACCGCGGAGCCCATCCAGCCCGCTCCGGGGCTTACCGCGCAGCAGGACTCGATTCTGCGTGCCTCGGGCATCGACCCCACACAACAACCGGTCACCCCCCCCGCGACCCAGCCGACCGATTCGGTGGCGGTGGCCCGGGGCATGGTGAACGCCACCGGCGTCCAGCTCATCGCGCAACGGGAAGGACTCGACAGCCTGGCCGTGGAGATCCACAAGAAGTTCGCGCTTTCCTTCGCCTGCTTCGTATTCGTCCTCTTCGGACCGCCGATCGCGCTGCGTTTCCCGCGGGGCGGGGTGGGCGTCACGATCGGGGTGAGCATCATCGTCTTCGGGCTCTACTATGTGTGCCTGATGGGCGGGGAAGCCCTGGCCGACAAGGGACGTTTGCCGGCGTTCGTGGCCATGTGGATGGCCAACGTGATCTTCACGCTCGTGGCGCTGGTGATGTTGTGGCGTGTCGAATCCACCACCGACACATCGCGTGGTGGCGGCCTGCGTGACTGGTGGATCGATCGAAAAGCCAGACGACAGTTGATGAAATCGATGAAGTCTTCGAAGACCTCCGGTGGAACGGGCGGCTCCGGCGCGGTGGCCACCGCATGA
- a CDS encoding ABC transporter permease codes for MSLLALASNRISGLLHALGRRAYFARDIVRGVRDPGTWIPETIRQMQRIGVESVPLTVIVAAFLGGVTAFQTRYQLFAGVQLSVVGLIARQSIVLELGPLLTALVLTGRVGARMTAEIGTMRVTEQIDALETLAFDPVAYLALPRFVAGVVMLPTLVILANATAIFSAWATLVLATDVRTSDFVSGLRLSFTAFQVVYSLIKATCFGAAISFVCSYEGYVTEAGAEGVGRSTALAVVIASVSILVLDAIVAAVLAPFIQA; via the coding sequence ATGAGTCTTCTGGCCCTGGCCTCGAACAGGATTTCCGGTCTCCTGCACGCGCTCGGGCGTCGGGCGTATTTCGCGCGCGACATCGTACGCGGCGTACGCGACCCCGGTACGTGGATTCCGGAAACGATCCGGCAGATGCAACGCATCGGGGTCGAGTCGGTGCCGCTCACCGTGATCGTGGCGGCGTTTCTCGGCGGCGTCACGGCCTTCCAGACGCGCTACCAGCTCTTTGCCGGAGTGCAGTTGTCGGTGGTGGGACTCATCGCGCGTCAGAGCATCGTGCTGGAACTCGGTCCCCTGCTCACCGCGCTCGTACTGACGGGCCGTGTGGGCGCACGCATGACGGCCGAGATCGGCACGATGCGGGTGACCGAACAGATCGACGCGCTGGAGACGCTGGCCTTCGATCCGGTGGCATATCTCGCGCTTCCCCGGTTCGTGGCGGGTGTGGTGATGCTGCCCACGCTGGTCATTCTCGCCAACGCCACCGCCATCTTCAGTGCGTGGGCCACGCTCGTCCTGGCGACCGATGTGCGCACGTCGGATTTCGTGAGCGGTCTCCGACTGTCGTTCACGGCCTTCCAGGTCGTCTATTCCCTCATCAAGGCGACGTGCTTCGGCGCGGCCATCTCTTTCGTGTGTTCGTACGAAGGCTACGTGACGGAGGCCGGCGCCGAGGGTGTCGGTCGCTCGACGGCGCTGGCCGTCGTCATCGCCTCGGTGTCGATCCTCGTGCTCGACGCCATCGTGGCCGCCGTGCTCGCTCCTTTCATTCAGGCCTGA
- a CDS encoding LptF/LptG family permease: MSRRLITPLDRYIATEFARIFGVTILGFPILVFVIDLVDNLRKYTERKLPAKAVALSYLYWIPDTLFMVLPAAVLFATVFSIGTFTRYSEITAAKASGISFYRFIAPILVMATLALGLDLAFGEVAPPANEQRLDLLESNTAGRLNDRYNFAFASDRGRIYRIYTLHVGEGTVDNIEIEARGTDKKPAMVLAARRGAWNKATREWRLDSGVVHVIPDRTRDITFSFDSLIDRNFHETPVELRSSERDPSEMRFAELTRFIKVLERSGADVNTLRVERMLKIAIPVTCLIIALFGAPLATSSQRGGAAYGIAVSLATTVLFLLLIQLTKAIGGKGIMQPELAAWIPNALVGLFAIVLLARVRT, encoded by the coding sequence ATGAGTCGCCGCCTCATCACACCACTCGATCGGTACATCGCAACCGAATTCGCGCGCATCTTCGGCGTGACCATCCTCGGGTTTCCGATCCTCGTCTTCGTCATCGATCTCGTCGACAATCTGCGGAAGTACACGGAACGCAAACTGCCGGCCAAAGCGGTCGCGCTGAGTTATCTGTACTGGATTCCCGACACGCTGTTCATGGTGCTGCCGGCGGCCGTGCTCTTCGCCACCGTGTTCTCCATCGGCACGTTCACGCGGTATTCCGAAATCACCGCTGCCAAGGCGTCGGGCATCAGCTTCTACCGGTTCATCGCCCCCATTCTGGTGATGGCGACGCTGGCCCTGGGTCTCGATCTCGCGTTCGGTGAAGTGGCGCCGCCGGCCAACGAACAGCGCCTCGATCTCCTCGAGAGCAATACGGCGGGTCGCCTCAACGACCGGTACAACTTCGCGTTTGCCAGCGACCGGGGCCGCATCTATCGCATCTACACGCTGCATGTCGGTGAGGGGACCGTCGACAACATCGAAATCGAAGCGCGCGGTACGGACAAGAAGCCGGCCATGGTGCTGGCGGCGCGGCGCGGCGCCTGGAACAAGGCCACGCGGGAATGGCGCCTCGATTCGGGTGTGGTGCACGTGATCCCCGACCGTACGCGCGACATCACCTTCTCCTTCGACTCCCTGATCGACCGCAACTTTCACGAAACCCCCGTGGAATTGCGCTCGTCCGAACGTGATCCCAGCGAGATGCGGTTCGCGGAACTCACCCGCTTCATCAAGGTGCTGGAGCGGTCGGGTGCCGATGTGAACACCCTGCGGGTGGAGCGGATGCTGAAGATCGCCATTCCGGTGACCTGTCTCATCATCGCGCTCTTCGGTGCGCCACTGGCCACCAGCAGCCAGCGGGGTGGGGCCGCATATGGTATTGCGGTGAGTCTCGCCACCACGGTGCTCTTCCTGCTGCTGATCCAGCTCACGAAGGCCATCGGGGGCAAGGGTATCATGCAACCCGAGCTCGCGGCGTGGATTCCGAACGCCCTGGTGGGGCTCTTTGCCATCGTGCTGCTCGCCCGCGTGCGCACATGA